From one Verrucomicrobium sp. genomic stretch:
- a CDS encoding DUF1987 domain-containing protein, protein MEAVCIDPSATTPKVTFVPEKGLFELSGLSYPENSVAFFLPVKKRLLEMLAMSDGPFTANFRLDYFNTSSSKSILELLEILDRHHQHYKNVKVNWLYAEDDEDMRDNGLDYRTDLTVPFEVLPESR, encoded by the coding sequence ATGGAAGCAGTGTGCATTGATCCGTCCGCCACGACGCCGAAAGTCACGTTTGTCCCCGAGAAGGGGCTTTTCGAGTTGTCGGGGCTGTCCTACCCGGAGAACTCGGTGGCGTTCTTCCTGCCTGTGAAGAAGCGTCTTCTGGAGATGCTGGCGATGTCGGACGGCCCCTTCACCGCGAACTTCCGTCTCGACTACTTCAACACCAGTTCGTCGAAGAGCATCCTGGAACTTCTGGAGATCCTCGATCGGCACCATCAGCACTACAAGAACGTGAAGGTGAACTGGCTCTACGCCGAGGACGACGAGGACATGCGGGACAACGGCCTCGACTACCGCACCGACCTCACCGTTCCGTTCGAGGTCCTGCCGGAGAGCCGCTGA
- a CDS encoding SiaB family protein kinase, whose translation MSRFAFGAQAETLAEEQDVLIQGESMFRYYQKVRDSRIVFAFKGAMLQETLVEIGDLVRGPIAAAEGADGGAMRRLFAIVIEMTQNVLNYSHEREFLPQQGRDVGVGMIVVQQTDDQFIVSSGNMIRNDRVPVIEERCRYVNTLGPDGLRAYYSQERKKDRPADSKGAGLGFIDIAKKSQNPLTFAFVPVDADASFFSLSAKINKFNPKEVPDGSSVH comes from the coding sequence ATGAGCCGCTTCGCCTTCGGGGCCCAAGCCGAGACCCTCGCGGAGGAGCAGGACGTTCTGATCCAAGGGGAGAGCATGTTCCGCTACTACCAGAAGGTCCGGGACAGCCGGATCGTCTTCGCCTTCAAGGGGGCGATGCTCCAGGAGACGCTCGTCGAGATCGGCGACCTGGTTCGCGGCCCTATCGCCGCCGCCGAGGGGGCGGACGGCGGCGCGATGAGGCGGCTCTTCGCCATCGTCATCGAGATGACCCAGAACGTCCTCAACTACTCCCACGAGCGGGAGTTCCTGCCCCAGCAGGGTCGGGATGTGGGGGTGGGGATGATCGTGGTCCAGCAGACCGACGACCAGTTCATCGTCAGTTCCGGGAACATGATTCGGAACGACCGCGTGCCGGTCATCGAGGAGCGCTGCCGGTACGTCAACACCCTCGGCCCCGACGGGCTGCGAGCCTACTACAGCCAGGAGCGGAAGAAGGACCGCCCGGCCGACTCGAAGGGGGCCGGTCTGGGCTTCATCGACATTGCGAAGAAGTCCCAGAACCCGCTGACGTTCGCCTTCGTTCCCGTCGACGCCGACGCCTCATTTTTCTCCCTGTCCGCCAAGATCAACAAATTCAATCCCAAGGAGGTTCCCGATGGAAGCAGTGTGCATTGA
- a CDS encoding SpoIIE family protein phosphatase: MTALAPIPAASHSSVSRSIADLPFFDVAVSDKTPGDRLNGEFKKNAKLPGILVLHDGELVGTISRSSYYQVLSGRMGQEIYGVRPVERMLKHINLPPFVVAPDASVAEVVRKGLERPLHVSYDPVVYRHPVAGYRIVDFHELMQAQSELLGMAMVEVEEKNKQVHDSILYAERIQRSMLYNPDRPLPIHLEHFVVFRPRDIVSGDFYWIREANDRIYVAVADCTGHGVPGAFMSLIGHGHLNDIVSQRGYTDPGIILEELHKGVRDSLCQETGNDSAHDGMEVGLCVVNPASGELLFAGANRPLYSVDAAGQFHEHKGDRKPIGGTQKEAKREFATLSLRIEDGTTYYLCSDGVGDQPNPEGKKLGSRRVREALYQLASRSLGEQKAAFEKVLDDHQAGAPQRDDIALLGFHLKGSRK; this comes from the coding sequence ATGACCGCCCTCGCCCCGATCCCCGCCGCCTCCCATAGTTCGGTCTCCCGCAGTATCGCCGATCTCCCGTTCTTTGACGTGGCGGTTTCCGACAAGACGCCGGGCGACCGGCTCAACGGGGAGTTCAAGAAGAATGCGAAGCTTCCGGGCATCCTGGTCCTGCATGATGGGGAGCTGGTGGGGACGATCTCCCGGTCGAGCTACTACCAGGTCCTGAGCGGACGGATGGGGCAGGAGATCTATGGCGTCCGCCCCGTGGAACGGATGCTGAAGCACATCAACCTGCCGCCGTTCGTGGTCGCGCCCGACGCCTCGGTCGCCGAGGTGGTGCGGAAGGGGCTGGAGCGGCCCCTCCACGTCTCCTACGACCCCGTGGTCTACCGGCATCCCGTCGCCGGCTACCGGATCGTCGACTTCCACGAGCTGATGCAGGCCCAGTCGGAACTCCTCGGGATGGCGATGGTCGAGGTCGAGGAGAAGAACAAGCAGGTCCACGACAGCATCCTCTACGCCGAGCGCATCCAGCGCTCGATGCTCTACAACCCCGACCGCCCCTTGCCGATCCACCTGGAGCACTTCGTTGTCTTCCGGCCTCGGGACATCGTCTCGGGCGACTTCTATTGGATTCGGGAGGCGAACGACCGCATCTACGTGGCGGTCGCCGACTGCACCGGCCACGGCGTCCCCGGCGCCTTCATGTCGCTGATCGGGCACGGCCACCTCAACGACATCGTCTCCCAGCGCGGCTACACCGATCCCGGAATCATCCTGGAGGAGCTGCACAAGGGGGTCCGCGACAGCCTGTGCCAGGAAACCGGGAACGACTCGGCCCACGACGGCATGGAGGTCGGCCTCTGCGTGGTCAATCCCGCCTCCGGGGAACTCCTCTTCGCCGGGGCGAACCGCCCGCTCTACAGTGTCGACGCTGCGGGCCAGTTCCACGAGCACAAGGGGGACCGGAAGCCGATCGGCGGAACCCAGAAGGAGGCCAAGCGCGAGTTCGCCACCCTCTCCCTCCGAATCGAGGACGGGACGACCTACTACCTCTGCTCCGACGGCGTGGGCGACCAGCCGAACCCTGAGGGGAAGAAGCTCGGGTCGCGCCGCGTCCGCGAGGCGCTGTATCAGTTGGCGAGCCGCAGCCTCGGCGAGCAGAAGGCCGCCTTCGAGAAGGTCCTCGACGACCACCAGGCCGGGGCGCCGCAGCGGGACGACATCGCCCTCCTGGGGTTCCATCTCAAGGGAAGTCGAAAATGA
- the phoU gene encoding phosphate signaling complex protein PhoU: protein MPDNRQHILATFDDALAALRRDVLMMASLTDRSLHNAMQGLFKGDAGLCGVAIADDDEIDQLERQIDAKGTDILIRFHPFASDLRQVVSAMKLGNNIERVADAAVNIAKRARKLSSIPTGEDRTLLSKLFSDAVELFDDSVKAYAEADVDLARSLKARDKLIDELNASLAERFTDRISKETDKVRDYLDLIFIARHLERVGDHAKNIAEDAIYAAAGEDVRHQGGKL from the coding sequence ATGCCCGACAACAGACAGCACATCCTGGCGACGTTCGACGACGCCCTGGCGGCCCTCCGCCGGGACGTCCTCATGATGGCCAGCCTGACCGACCGGAGCCTCCACAACGCCATGCAGGGCCTGTTCAAGGGGGATGCCGGCCTCTGCGGCGTCGCGATCGCCGACGACGACGAGATCGACCAACTGGAGCGGCAGATCGACGCCAAAGGGACCGACATCCTGATCCGCTTCCACCCGTTCGCGTCCGACCTGCGGCAGGTCGTCAGCGCCATGAAGCTGGGGAACAACATCGAGCGCGTCGCCGACGCCGCGGTGAACATCGCCAAGCGGGCACGGAAGCTCTCTTCGATCCCAACCGGAGAGGACCGGACCTTGCTTTCGAAGCTCTTCTCCGACGCCGTCGAGCTCTTCGACGACAGCGTGAAGGCGTACGCCGAGGCCGATGTCGACCTGGCGCGCTCCCTGAAGGCGCGGGACAAGCTCATCGACGAACTCAACGCCAGCTTGGCGGAGCGGTTCACCGACCGCATCTCCAAGGAGACGGACAAGGTCCGGGATTACCTGGACCTGATCTTCATCGCCCGGCACCTGGAGCGGGTCGGCGACCACGCCAAGAACATCGCGGAAGACGCGATCTACGCGGCGGCGGGCGAGGACGTGCGACACCAGGGCGGCAAGCTCTGA
- the pstB gene encoding phosphate ABC transporter ATP-binding protein PstB, with product MSTPFISIRNFGFFYNKKQALFDINMEIASQKITAFIGPSGCGKSTLLRNLNRMNDLIDGVHHTGDILLNGKSIYDPRQEVISLRKRIGMVFQKSNPFPKSIYENIVYSLRIADQGRKQSLDEVVERSLRSAALWDEVKDRLHESALGLSGGQMQRLCIARAIANQPEILLMDEPCSALDPIATAKVEDLIHELKEKFTIVIVTHNMQQAARCSDYTAFMYMGKLIEMDDTEKVFKEPKVQQTEDYISGRFG from the coding sequence GTGAGCACGCCGTTCATCTCGATCCGGAACTTCGGCTTCTTCTACAACAAGAAGCAGGCCCTCTTCGACATCAACATGGAGATCGCCAGCCAGAAGATCACTGCCTTCATCGGGCCGTCCGGCTGCGGAAAATCGACCCTCCTGCGGAACTTGAACCGGATGAACGACCTCATCGACGGGGTCCACCACACCGGGGACATCCTCCTCAACGGGAAGAGCATCTATGACCCGCGCCAGGAGGTTATCTCCCTGCGGAAGCGGATCGGGATGGTCTTCCAGAAGTCGAACCCGTTCCCGAAGTCGATCTACGAGAACATCGTCTACAGCCTCCGCATCGCCGACCAGGGGAGGAAGCAGAGCCTCGACGAGGTCGTGGAGCGGAGCCTCCGCTCGGCGGCGCTCTGGGACGAGGTGAAGGACCGGCTCCACGAGAGCGCCCTGGGCCTCTCCGGCGGTCAGATGCAGCGCCTCTGCATCGCCCGGGCGATCGCCAACCAGCCGGAGATTCTTCTCATGGATGAGCCGTGTTCCGCGCTCGACCCCATCGCGACCGCCAAGGTTGAGGACCTGATCCACGAGTTGAAGGAGAAGTTCACCATCGTGATCGTCACCCACAACATGCAGCAGGCGGCCCGCTGTTCCGATTACACCGCCTTCATGTACATGGGGAAGCTGATCGAGATGGACGACACGGAGAAGGTCTTCAAGGAACCGAAGGTCCAGCAGACCGAGGACTACATCTCCGGCCGCTTCGGTTGA
- the pstA gene encoding phosphate ABC transporter permease PstA gives MVWLSSVGLSIGLLMIATLLTIIVVNGLEVFWPKRVVQVQISDASGAQLAHAKTVAGEITKQQEKTHEAKPGGGPAPTEWQLYVGNKDAYGLSFLYLNRDAITGTAYPKDLLKMERVEYGNALGYPLRLQTADGATIEANDPAFRSRLAALNREANSRRHQIAHIERDEIGKVNARMGGLKLDEKGLASDSPQFQALQAKMDKLQAKYEILAKQAGDLRQRQGQDRLTYRLPTGAEKTMPLGQLVSFYYPNQLGLLDRLGWFFYRIWHFLVDEPREANTEGGVFPAIFGTCVMTVLMSVAVMPFGVLAAIYLREYARQGFFVRAVRVAVNNLAGVPSIVFGVFGLGFFVYMVGGTMDQIFFSKSLPTPTFGTGGVLWAALTLALMTVPVVIVATEEALAAVPRGMREGSLACGASKWQTIQHIVLPSALPGILTGLILAMARGAGEVAPLMMVGVVKLAPSLPIDATFPYVHLERKFMHLGFHIYDLGFQSPDSEAAKPMVFATTLLLIILVVALNLGAILLRERIRRKYRLGAF, from the coding sequence ATGGTCTGGCTCAGTTCGGTGGGCCTCTCCATCGGCCTCCTCATGATCGCCACGCTCCTGACGATCATCGTGGTCAACGGCCTGGAGGTCTTCTGGCCGAAGCGGGTGGTCCAGGTCCAGATCTCCGACGCGAGCGGCGCCCAACTCGCCCACGCGAAGACGGTGGCTGGGGAGATCACCAAGCAGCAGGAGAAGACCCATGAGGCAAAGCCTGGCGGCGGCCCGGCCCCGACCGAGTGGCAACTCTACGTCGGGAACAAGGATGCCTACGGCCTCAGCTTCCTTTATCTGAACCGGGACGCGATCACCGGGACCGCCTATCCGAAGGATCTCCTCAAGATGGAGCGGGTCGAGTATGGGAACGCTCTGGGTTACCCCCTTCGGCTCCAGACCGCCGATGGGGCAACGATCGAGGCGAACGACCCGGCCTTCCGCTCCCGCCTGGCGGCGCTGAACCGGGAGGCGAACTCCCGGCGCCACCAGATCGCCCACATCGAGCGCGACGAGATCGGGAAGGTCAACGCCCGGATGGGCGGCCTGAAGCTCGACGAGAAGGGGCTGGCCTCCGACTCCCCCCAATTCCAGGCGCTCCAGGCTAAGATGGACAAGCTCCAGGCGAAGTACGAGATCCTCGCCAAGCAGGCGGGCGACCTGCGGCAGCGCCAGGGCCAGGACCGGTTGACCTATCGGCTGCCGACCGGGGCCGAGAAGACGATGCCCCTAGGCCAGTTGGTCAGCTTCTACTACCCGAACCAGCTTGGCCTCCTCGACCGGCTGGGGTGGTTCTTCTACCGGATCTGGCACTTCCTCGTCGACGAGCCCCGGGAGGCGAACACCGAGGGCGGCGTCTTCCCCGCGATCTTCGGCACCTGCGTCATGACCGTCCTCATGAGCGTCGCGGTGATGCCGTTCGGCGTCCTGGCGGCGATCTACCTCCGGGAATACGCCCGGCAGGGCTTCTTCGTCCGCGCGGTCCGGGTCGCGGTCAACAACCTCGCCGGCGTGCCCTCCATCGTCTTCGGCGTCTTCGGCCTGGGATTCTTCGTCTACATGGTCGGGGGCACCATGGACCAGATCTTCTTCAGCAAGTCGCTGCCGACGCCGACGTTCGGGACGGGCGGCGTCCTCTGGGCGGCGCTGACCCTCGCCCTCATGACCGTTCCCGTCGTGATCGTGGCGACCGAGGAGGCCCTCGCCGCCGTCCCGCGCGGAATGCGCGAGGGGTCGCTGGCCTGCGGCGCCTCCAAGTGGCAGACGATCCAGCATATCGTCCTCCCTAGCGCCCTTCCGGGCATTCTGACCGGCCTCATCCTGGCGATGGCGCGCGGGGCGGGCGAGGTGGCCCCGCTGATGATGGTGGGCGTGGTCAAGCTGGCCCCCAGCCTCCCGATCGACGCCACGTTCCCCTACGTCCACCTGGAGCGGAAGTTCATGCACCTGGGCTTCCACATCTACGACCTCGGCTTCCAGTCGCCCGACTCGGAAGCGGCCAAGCCGATGGTCTTCGCCACCACCCTGCTCCTCATCATCCTGGTCGTCGCGCTGAACCTGGGGGCGATCCTCCTCCGGGAGCGCATCCGCCGCAAATATCGCCTGGGCGCCTTCTAA